The sequence aagcAAAAACTAACTGAAGGGAGTTCGAGACTGCAGGCCCAAATTACCATTATAATTAGATCAAACTAAACTAAAGCATACATATGCAAGCTTAACAAAGATAAGTTTAGTTTTTAGAACAAGATTTAAGGATGACCGACAAGATATCGCCTTTTTTAGTCTCTGAACTTAGCAAAATAAAACTACAGCTATAAATAGAATCATGCTACAGTGATTCTTTAGCAgatatcaaaagaaataacatTCTCCTAACCTTATTGGCATAAATAACCAAAAAGAAGTACTACTATTTCTATTGCATACATCAGCAATTTGAAATGCCAAAATAAGATGCCTAGAAGAAATGCCAATTAAAACAAGGTCAACTTAGGAAGGCAATCTAACCTTCTGTGCCACTCTTCTTTGGAAGTAAGAGTTGCTTGAAGCCTTTTCGGTAGATTCTCCCACGGACATTCCTCTTTTATCGCCTTCAAAATAAGCTGTTCCTCAATTGTCACTGGAACCCGCTGCATTTTGCCAAAATTCACTCAATTCTCTACCTGTAAAGCGATTAAATTACAAATTCATAATGTCAATCAGTACAAGCTCAATAAAAGCTTAACTTACACTTAAACAAATAAAGCAAATCGACTGCCTAAAAAAGCTAAAATACATACACTCGCTAATACAacccttttaaaattatagtccCAAAACAAAGTATATCATCCAACTTTTGCATTTAAATACACTAAATTCCAAACACATAAGTCACATTTAACAACTATAACATTCAAAATGAGCTTAATTACAGCATGAAACAAGCTAAAATGTATGTTTAACATGTTAGAAGaagtaaataaaaacaaaattgagCTTACAGAATGAAAATTAGATCAACAGACGTGAATGCATACAGATTTTAGTGCGCgcataagaaattaataatgacAAGTATATAATGCCAAAATCGATCAATCCTATTAGCTTGGGATTCGGAAATGGAGAAGTGAAAAGTCTAATTGCCAGTAAACAAGTATTATGGCGGATCGATTTGATCTGAGAGGAAAAATGAGAAGAGTCGAAGTACCAGATATATTAGCGATCAGCAGATCGAGCTAGGGTTTGAAGAGGGAACAAGATCTGAGAAAATGAGAATTAACAAATGCTTAAAGTTTAAGCCTGCATGCGTGTATCATTAGTATTATGCTTGTTTATGATCAGCTGTCACCCCTGGTTCAATCTTTTCAGTTGTTGAAATAAGAGCcggtttttttatttttttagttttgggAACCCGTTACCGTCCGAGACAATGACCAGTGTCCTGTTATTTTCTCTGCTTTGTCTTAAAAGATAGATAGGCAAAAGGTAGATAAACCATTCTCTAGAATTAActatcaaatattcaacatatCTTAAATAAGCTCTAAATTTGTTAACATGCTTCAGTTAGATTCATAATTCAACTCTAAAACTTTCTATTGTCGGCGTTTAAGCATCGGTCAAGTGTGTAAATGGTGCTGAGAGAACGAACAGTTGTCTAACaacttataaaaattgatattacaTACTAATTCATTACTGTACAAGGTAAACGAAAgcaaaaattaacaaatatatatatatataaagaatatatagcgactttcaaattttaaattcaacaaTTGACGAGGCTtttaggaaagaaaaaaagtgtaATAATTCAGATAAAATTCtttatgttaaatttaaacataatAGTAATAGGTTATTTTTGctatctatatatttatttttaaaagtgatggttagaattttattaaaaattaatttaattaaataataaatctataaatgttaataaacattatttattatgtttaacttgaatataaatttttttaattctaatagtTCATTTCAATATTATGTTCAAGTTGAACATGAAAGAATTTTAATCCTAAtagttgatttgatttttgttaTAGCTATTTTTACCCTCACTAACATACCGTCATTCATATATGCTGTTATGACATGACGATAATGAgtttaagtatataataataatatttacttttatttattctagACTATAGATTATAGTCGTATAGTCGGTAGGCAAACGTGGACTTGGATGGTCGTCCTCTCAAACAAGTCGGTTTGGTCCTTTGGGGAGAGAGAGGTTTCAAGGAAGGCTTATAACCGAAACTACCTGTGAACCTTACTAGTGGGTTtcacttccttttcttcttcaaatacGCCTATATGCTCCAAAAAGGAGAGACGTAATCTTTTCTTATCTAATAGGCTGCACTTCCATCAAAAGGAACAAGAGCACTTGTCTTGTTGATCTGCTGAAGTAAAATGGATTTACCTGGCCTTATCCTATCCGGTCTCATTTTCAACGGCCTTATAGTTGCTTTCAGTTTCCTTCTTATTCTTGTGCGAATTGCCGCCGAAAATCTCAGGCATAATTTGGTAATTATTAGAGCCATCACGTGTGtccctttcttttcatcttttcCTTCTCATTTGAGCAAGCATGCTCTCGCCGGATTATTTCTCATTTGTTTCCCCAGCTAGAGTATCTCTCTCTATCCGGAAATAAATATGCCACTGTATATAAATAGGGTTAGCTATTTCTGTATATTCTCTTCAAAACATGTTTTAGCTGTATATGCATGCATTAAAAGTTTTTTGCACGTTAACTTATTATGTATTAGCATGTTTTTCTTTGCAGCCGTGGTGGTTAAGGTGGGACATAACTCTCTCAGCCGTTACCATCGCAGTTGAGAGTACAGCAGCAGCACTTGAGCAAACCTCTCCACATAAGTTGAAAACCGCAGAATATGGAATGCTTATGGCCGCCATATCTCTTCTCCTAGGCCTTGCAGATCTTGCTTACAAGAAGTACATGCAACACAGAAACAGAAAGGCGGACAAAGATATCTCCCATGTTTATTTACAGTGGGATTTTGCTGATACTTTTGGCTTATTTTCCTCTATACTGACTCTTATAACTGCCGCCCTCAATTATCACTGGCTAAGCAGTGGCAAACGACAGCCATTAATACAGTTCTCAGTTATGCCTCTTGCCTTTTCTGTGTGCATCTTCTGCTCATGCGTTTTAAGGCGACCAGTTGATCAGCCGACTTCTATTATGAGGTGTAGGCATTTGGGTCCCATCAATCTGGATGTAGAGTATGGAGGATACGGACCTACCCAATTGGTTCGCACAGTATGCCAAATAGGACAGATGCATCCACAGGAAGTTTAGACTTGAAACattaagagaaagaaaatatgaggTGGCACTgagttgtttattttatttgttgtgTGGTTTAAGTGGATTCCAACATTAACtcagaataaaaattttaaaaaaatttactgcACTAAACTGCAGAAtgtaaaaaagtaaataaatccCTCCCTTTTAACAATTGAAAAATCTCCATGAACAAAATGTTTAATCATTTCACCGGCTTATAAATCTTCTTGTTTTATAAAAGAGGATGCTCAGCTTCGACATAAATCAaacattttcattttagaaaaaataataacttacaTCTCTTTCcaaaaacattttttaaatatatatatatactttaataatagatgaattatatatgtttaattatttacaattaataaatttttattatctatttaatatataaataataatatatatctgtaattagataattttcttgaacacaagaaaataaattaaattatggcAAACCGTTTTAATTGAACATTAGAgtacaaagaaaaagaaaaagacacaAGCACTCAAAAACTTCtggttataataaaaaaaaaaatggaagatACAAAAATTAACCATTCAGGAAGCGTGTACGTACATAATTGCAGACAACATaattttccttaattttattggaattattcaattattccAATCAGCACATCCATGAAACTTTAAACAAGaggagaaaaggaaatggtaaaattaataaaacaaaagcatttattttttatttttgtagatTTCTCCAACCTAGAGTTCGTATAGTTTTTCCACCTTAAAATGggagtttctttttcctttggGTACATGAGGTGCTATTGGGAGGTAGTATTGGTTACACATCGAAACGGGCACGTATGGTTGTGCTATTCAGTGACCCAGTTGAAGATGAAGCAACATCCCATGATGCAGTATAGTCACCAACAACATTATCAACCTCTTCATAATCTTGTTGAATTGTTGAAGAAACTCCTTGAGATGATCTAATCCCTTCTAACTCTATTACCACCGTCTTCATTTTAGGCCTTTTTTTCCCGTTCAGGTTCAAGCATTTTTCTGCTAACTTAGCCATTGCAATAATCTCTTCTCTTCCACCCTCCTTGAGAACTCGAGCATCAAGAATTTCAAACAAACGACTCTCTTCCATTGTCATTAGAAAATATGTAGCTAAACTTCTCTCTTCGACGGATCTATATGAAGAGATGGGCTTTTGCCCTGTTAAAAGCTCCACGAGTACCACTCCAAAGCTGTAAACATCACTCTTCTCTGTGAATTGGCTTGATTGGAAATACTCAGGATCCAAGTATCCGAAAGTTCCTTGTACTCTAGTGGTCACATGTGTTTGATCAATTGAAATCGATTTTGAGGTGCCAAAGTCCGCCACTTTTGCTCTATATTTTTCATCCAAAAGTATGTTTGAGGACTTGATATCTCGATGATAAATAGGCATAGAAGCTGCTGCATGCAAATACGCTAGAGCACCTGCAACTTCTGTAGCAATCCGCAGACGCATTTCCCATGTAACCGGAAACTCTTCGTTTGGATTATGTATATATTGGTAGAGTGTTCCATTGGGAATAAACTCATACACCAGTAAAGGAACTTCTGTTTCCAAACAACATCCGATCAATTTGACAACATTTCTGTGGTTGATTTGTGATAGAATCACGACCTCATTGATAAATTGATCGAGCTTGTCTTCATCCACTACTTTGGACTTCTTAATAGCAACAACTCTTCCATCTATCAACATTCCTTTGTAGACGGTCCCTTGACCTCCTTGGCCAAGGATTCGATTCGTATGATAGTCGTCAGTTGCCTTCTCCAATTCCTTGGAGGTGAATACTTTTGTTTGCTCAACATAATTTTCTGTAGAAGATAATTGTTCTAGTAACAACCCACCATtccttttgaaaattttttgcTTGAGCTTCATGGCTCGTCTTCTCTTTATTATCTTATACAGTGACCATATACCAATAAGTAATAGCAGGAACCCAATACCTGACCCACAACCTGCA is a genomic window of Ricinus communis isolate WT05 ecotype wild-type chromosome 2, ASM1957865v1, whole genome shotgun sequence containing:
- the LOC8281699 gene encoding putative wall-associated receptor kinase-like 16 produces the protein MERKSEKVIFVLIKLQLFLILWLAQARSVEPCESYCGNVTIEFPFGIGKGCYMDESFEVTCNSSSEPPKPFLTSINMELLEVLSPNQVQVNNPVIYSNCSHKTSTASRVSLSGTPFTFSNASNRFTAKGCNNYAILMQDIGDTVGGCLSICRDEANSSGCYGINCCQTTIPPYMKSFEANMTNPFSDNTNSCKSAFMVDQSWFAFQSSSSRSLDDLNYKDHVPAVLDWANYQGYCDISEYYNITCTTDSSYCWKELNRSQVCICQCEDPNKCPDQSSNYNCRLFCMYRPGGYNCPCPPGHGKYENSNRCYPNSVFWGKSRTKTKSIIIGCGSGIGFLLLLIGIWSLYKIIKRRRAMKLKQKIFKRNGGLLLEQLSSTENYVEQTKVFTSKELEKATDDYHTNRILGQGGQGTVYKGMLIDGRVVAIKKSKVVDEDKLDQFINEVVILSQINHRNVVKLIGCCLETEVPLLVYEFIPNGTLYQYIHNPNEEFPVTWEMRLRIATEVAGALAYLHAAASMPIYHRDIKSSNILLDEKYRAKVADFGTSKSISIDQTHVTTRVQGTFGYLDPEYFQSSQFTEKSDVYSFGVVLVELLTGQKPISSYRSVEERSLATYFLMTMEESRLFEILDARVLKEGGREEIIAMAKLAEKCLNLNGKKRPKMKTVVIELEGIRSSQGVSSTIQQDYEEVDNVVGDYTASWDVASSSTGSLNSTTIRARFDV